TCCACACTCGAGCATACAACTGTTGTCCCAAATACTGCCTCGGCCAATTCGCCGATCTTAAATTCCACATCCCCTTGTTATCCAACGACACCAATATCGAGCTCCAAGATTTTGGATAAACCTACAAATAATCCAAAAACGTCAAACACGATACTGTTCAACAACCCTTTAAGCTGACCCACACTGTCAAAATATAAATCAAGTACATGACAAGTAATCCAACAACAAAGTCATCACAATATTGTCCAACAGGCAACAACCCCTTAGCTGGCCAACACTGTCTCACCACAAAAGCATCATGCGATGTAAATCACGTACCTGGACTGTGTATCGTGTGGTGGCGTCGTTCAAATTGTAGAATCGATTCCTCATTGTTGCATTCCACTGGCCGCCACCAAACCTAAAGATTCCCAATCTTGATTATAAGTAATTCATTTCTTGAtaatctttaaaaacaaaaatataattttttttaattttcatcgATACCCAATAAAAAAAGATTTTTACCCAACACTCCAAAAATCATGCCCATCAAGATGCCATGATTGAATCGAGTTTTCGTTGTTTTGAAAGACAATTTCCACAAAGTCATGAAGGGCAAAACCAAGAACAGATGGCGCAAGAATCGTGGGTCCCGCAGAGGGTTTATCTTTGACCGAGTTGACTTTAAAGACACCAGGAATGTTGAAATAGTCAGCAAGCTTCAATGGGGTAGCTGGGTTGACATGGGACACTTTATTCACAGCATATCGAAGCTTTCCATTAATAGTAGCTTTAGAATTAGCTAACACAACAGTTCTTGTTATTGGAATTGTCCCAAAGTGAAATGACCCTTGAGGGTTTGGCCTTGCTGCATTTGCTGTCAGGTTCCATCTATATACAATGGCAATGAATATTGAATAGTAAATATCGGTTCCCAAAAGGGTAAATTTGGAAAAGTGAAAAAGTTTGTTTACCTGACTGTTCTGGCTTGCTTCATTGACCAGTGAACTTGGTAGGTAGGGCCAATAGGTAATGGCAATGAAGCTTTGGATTTGGCTCCATCATAATGGAGGATTCCAGTTGCAGTAAGAATAGGTTTTGTGAATCTTGAAGAAGCAACAATGAAATAATCTTTTAAAGGAGAATGTAAAGTGACTAAGAAAGAAACAGATTGACCAACATGAAGGTCAAACGATTCGTATGATTCGTGTAATGTATGAGCTCCTTCTACTTCAACTAATGTCATTGCATGCCCTTGAATCCTAAAGTTTATTGAAGTTGTTAAAGCCAGATTCGACACCCTAAACAAGTATCTTTGACCtgataaaaaaaaaagtcaagaAATCAAGATTTAGTCTACATTAAAAAAGAATCAAGTTCATGAAAGAGGTCAAGGAGTCAATGGGATCAATACCTGTTTTACCAGTGAAAGAAGTGCCACGTGGACTCCCATTAATGAGGAGACCATCAGGCTTAGTTAAAGCTTTCCCTGAGTCAAGTCGTTGTTGTAATGTCTGAAAAAAAGGGAGTTGTAAACTGTTTATGTAACTTTCTTTAAAAGATACACAAGAAAGTTTAGAGATTTATAAATTTAAAGATATGGAAGAAAAACAAATACAAATACAAACCTTGTGATCAGATTTCCACCAGTCACTGACAAGTAGAGTGAATTCTGCAACAGGTTTTAGATATGGGACAAAAATCACAGGTCTTGCTTGAATATTGAATCCTCCAAAACCACCAACAGCTCTATGCATTGCAGTTGAAGGGAAGTAGGAGAAGGTTCCAATTTGATCTTTGACTTGCATGTGATATGTCCAGTTTGTTTTTGGTGGAATTGGACAGTTTGTTCCAAGCACTCCATCTTGCCATGATTCCTTTCTCTGTTTGATTCCATTCCTGTTGTTCCATTCCATAGTTAGTAACTTAGTATCAGATTTTATTcagaaaagaaaaaggaaaggaaaggaaaaagaaaaaaaacataccATGTGATGAGAAAAGGTTCATCAAGCTTATTAATGACATTAACAACTACATTGTCATTAGTTTCACATTCAATGGTTGGGCCTGGAAATTTGCCATTGATAAGTATGCCCTGTAATTGTGTGTACAAGAAGTTGTTAAACTTTATGAGTGTTGGTATTTATATTAAGTATCATAAGAAGTGAAGTAAGTGGTGAATGGTTTATTTACCCTTTGTGGAACACCAAGAGGAGAAATCTGTCCATATGTAATTACCCAATTAAAAAATCTATATGGGTCTTCAGCCTTCACACAGGAGATACATGCCCAAGCCAAAAGTCCAAGAAAAAATGGTAGGAAATTGGCTCGTTTCATGTTGTTGGGGTATGTCCTTTCTGAATTTTGATACCTGTATTGTTGAAGGATTGATTAGGGGCAACCATTATGAGATACAATAGATGAAGAAGGTTTAAAATTCAAGAAATAGACCAGATTAGGACATGTAAAATCAAACATCATTTTGATCAAAAAAGTTTCTCAGTAACAGATGAACTATTCATAACTacaatttttttgtttgtttaataTTCAAATCAAACAAACGAACCTCAATGCGGAATCAATCAACCAAAAAGAATATCCAAATCAAGAAAATAGTGATGATGTTAAATTATCATGTACTAAGTTGCTTATGAATTCAGAGATACTTACAGAATCGAAAGAAAGAATGCAGAGTGAGCCTCTGCCAAACTGAATTGAGGGAGAATGAGTAATGAGTAGCAGTTGATAGTTGATGAGAAGATGCAAGTCCATTGGACAATTTATAAACACAAGGCCGCATGAAACACCAGAAAAACGAACGAGGAAGCGCTTTCCAGTAAAGAAACGAAGATCGAGTACGGCGCACTTCATGGTGGTTATTAATGATCATAACTGTGAGTGTTAAGTAGCAGAAGCTGATGATTTTAAAAATGATGAGTTTGCTTGAGATCTATATTATCCCGAGTTAAGTGAGTTCGATGCCGACTGAGATTCGTCGGTGAAACCCTAGAATGTCGCAACGGAGGACGGATCAATCATTAATTTGGGGGTTAATGGTGATGGAGGGAAGAAGATTAGGGTTTAAGCGAATTCACGTGGATGGAAGGCGCGAAAACCATGGGAGACTTCAGTGGATCGGGTCGGATTTGTGCTTCCCCATGAGGCTTCTTCGTTAAATCATTCCTTCCACAGTTCCACTTATTTCAAAAATCAGTTTTGGCCTTTTTTGGGATTAGTCACCATGATTTTCAAAAGCCTTGAGTAAACGACATAAATAAGTAACAAATTATTTAAATTGTATTAAAATAGGGTGGTTAATATCACTTAAGTAAACCAACTTTTGGATTTTAATCTAAAAAGTACCTCATGCTTTTTTTCTTTCTACACTACATAGACATAAATTTCATATTTACAAACGATGTAATAGCCATTTCCATTAATGATGGTGGCATTTTTTtagtaaaaaaagaaaaataaattaaaataaaagatctctctctctctctctctctctctctctctctctctctctctctctctctctctctctctctctctctctctctctctctctctctctctctctctctctctctcttccattGCTCTtgcatgtaaaaaaaattatgtgtttTTTCTTTCATCATTCCAACATCAAGGGCAGGGCCGGCCGAAGCCCAAGGCGAGCTGGGCCACGGCCCAGGGCATCAAATTTCAAGGGGCATCAATTTTTGTTGGTCTTTTATGGGTTTATGGTACTTAGGCTGCTACAACTCTTGATCCATTAATACTATCAAGTCCGGTCCAAATGAAAAAGGGCAGCATCAAACGCTTGGATACCTACCTAATACACAATAGCGGCAATTTGAAATACATTTGGAATGCACGACTCTTCGATCTCCTAAGCAACATAACATGCCAAGTAATTACAATTACAGTTGGAGAAGACAAAGCATTCTTCTCAGTGGCGTTTTGGAGATGACGATTCCAACATATATGAACATACGTGTTGATCCCAACAGATAATACACACGGTTCTCTTTCTTCTCTCGTTCTCAGCCTAAAAAAGATTTAAATCCTCATAATTTCATAGTTAATATGCCCTGTTAGTCTCTTGTTCTCGTGAATATCTAGTAACATTTTCATATAGGCCATTAATCTCCAACTCCTCATCAATTCTCGCTTCAGTGGACTGCCTATCTGTGTAGTTTTAAAGAGCTGGCAATTCTTCTCAAGTTTCAAAGGTTTGCTCAAGATTTCTTTTACATTCCCCTGTAAATTCTTAGTTATGACTTTTGAATTATATTTTTGAGTTTTCTAGTTATTTTATCGAAATTTGTATTTATAAAATTGTTTTATGCTTATCATCAAGTCAAATTGTCTAAGTATTTTGTACTTAGCCATGCTTTCTCAATTATCCAAACTGGTATAaacttataaattataactttgaattgcatttttcttcaaaacatcatataaatagcGAGTCTAATGAAACTTGATTTTCTACTTATCTTGCAGATTAGTTTTTGGTCATTTATTGTTGTTACTACATCAAAATGTACAAATCTTGTAAATTCATTAACATCAAGTTATGTAATTGTGTCTTGGTTTTGCATTTTATTCTTTTTAAGTTGTTTTTTGTAATGTTTATCAATTaaacaatatttattaaaatGTATGTTTTTTATTTCAGAATATTTCATATGTTGTTTTCTGAATAAACTGATGTTTATAAAAATCTAGTAGGTTAttttagtttttgaatattttgatgtatcagatttttggaaaatctgGAAAATACGATTATTGAAAATCTaatgtattatttttttattttagttcCTGGAAATTTGATGTATTTGAA
The genomic region above belongs to Lactuca sativa cultivar Salinas chromosome 4, Lsat_Salinas_v11, whole genome shotgun sequence and contains:
- the LOC111911327 gene encoding L-ascorbate oxidase homolog, with protein sequence MKRANFLPFFLGLLAWACISCVKAEDPYRFFNWVITYGQISPLGVPQRGILINGKFPGPTIECETNDNVVVNVINKLDEPFLITWNGIKQRKESWQDGVLGTNCPIPPKTNWTYHMQVKDQIGTFSYFPSTAMHRAVGGFGGFNIQARPVIFVPYLKPVAEFTLLVSDWWKSDHKTLQQRLDSGKALTKPDGLLINGSPRGTSFTGKTGQRYLFRVSNLALTTSINFRIQGHAMTLVEVEGAHTLHESYESFDLHVGQSVSFLVTLHSPLKDYFIVASSRFTKPILTATGILHYDGAKSKASLPLPIGPTYQVHWSMKQARTVRWNLTANAARPNPQGSFHFGTIPITRTVVLANSKATINGKLRYAVNKVSHVNPATPLKLADYFNIPGVFKVNSVKDKPSAGPTILAPSVLGFALHDFVEIVFQNNENSIQSWHLDGHDFWSVGFGGGQWNATMRNRFYNLNDATTRYTVQVYPKSWSSILVSLDNKGMWNLRSANWPRQYLGQQLYARVWNDEKSLFTEYDAPANVLRCGKARK